The DNA region GTGGCGCCGGCGGTGCTGATCGCCGAGCTGGAGCTGCAGCGGGTGGCCCGCGCCACCGACCGCAGCCCCATCCTGCCGGCGCCCTGGAGCGAGCGCGGCGGCACCCCGCCCGCGGCCGCGCCGCCGGCCGCGCCCACGCCCCCGACGCCCGCGCCCGCCGCGCCGGCGCACCCCGCCGTCCCGCCGGAGCAGCCGGAGCACGCCCGATGAGCACGCCCACCTCGACGCCCCTCCCCGTCCCGCCCCTCGAGTCGATCCTCCTCCAGCCGCGCCGCGCCGCGCTCGAAGCGTTCGCGCGCTCCGGGTGGCGCCCCTACGCCACGCCCATCTCGCTCGACGCCGAGCGGCGCCGCCTGCTCAACATCGACCTCACCGATCCGGAGATGGCGTTCCACGACGCGGAGGGCGGGCTCGCCGCGGTCGCGAACGTGGAGACCGATCGCGAGGGCCGGGTCACGCACGTCGAGGTGGTGGGCGCCGAGCCGGCCGATCCGGTGCGGGTGGCGCTGGCGCTGCTCGGCGAGGTGGGCCCGCCGCGCACCGGCGGCGGCGGCGACGCGCGCGAGTGGATCTGGGGGCCGGAGTCCGGCGCCGCGCTCGAGGTCGCCGGCGAGCCGGTGCGCGTGTGGATGTGCGCGGAGCGGGCCTACGGCGACCGGCTCTGGCTGGTCGCGAGCGTGGTCCGGCGCGGCTGACCGCCGGCGGGCGCGGCCCCCCCCGCCAGCCGGAGCAGCAGCGGCGCCACGCCGGTGAGGTCCCGCACCTGCTCCACCTCGGCGGCGGCGCGCCCGAAGCCCAGCACCGGCACCGGGGCCCGGGTGTGGTTGCGCAGCGAGAGGTCCTCCAGGTTGCCGTGGTCGCTCGCGACCACCAGCGCGTCCTCCGGCCCGAGCCCGTCCACCAGCGCCCGCAGGAACGCGTCGAGCCGCCCGAGCGCGTCGAGCGCGCGCTCCATCGACCGGGCGTGGCCCGCCTCGTCGGTCTCGAAGAACTCGAACAGCGCGAGGTCGTGGCCGGCCGCGAGCCGCAGGAGGATCTCCGCCGCCTCCTCCGGCGCGCGCCGCGGCAGCGCGACGCCGAGCCCGCGGGCGCGCTCGCCGCTGAGATCGTGGGTGAGCCCCTCCCCGCGCCGCGCGTCCTCCAGGGTCCGGAACCGGCCGCCGCCCGCCGCGTACGCCACCGTGGTCGCGGCGGCGCGGGCCCGGCGCCGCGAGCCGGCCAGCGCGGGCTCGGGCGCGCCCTCCGCCGCGTGGCCGAGCGCGCAGAGGTAGGCGACGGGGTAGGCGTTCGCGAACACGCCGCGGCGCCCGGCGGCCGCGAGCGCGCGGAACAGCGACCGCTCCTCGATCAGCGCCCGGAGCGGCGCGTTGGGGAAGCCGAGGAGGTGGCGGCCGAGCCGGGCCGGC from Anaeromyxobacter dehalogenans 2CP-C includes:
- a CDS encoding alkaline phosphatase family protein, whose protein sequence is MGRGAARYDPGVTALFVFVDGVGAGDRDPARNPLARGDFLLSRFADGGGAPLPRGGRAALADACLGVAGRPQSATGQATLLTGENAPARLGRHLLGFPNAPLRALIEERSLFRALAAAGRRGVFANAYPVAYLCALGHAAEGAPEPALAGSRRRARAAATTVAYAAGGGRFRTLEDARRGEGLTHDLSGERARGLGVALPRRAPEEAAEILLRLAAGHDLALFEFFETDEAGHARSMERALDALGRLDAFLRALVDGLGPEDALVVASDHGNLEDLSLRNHTRAPVPVLGFGRAAAEVEQVRDLTGVAPLLLRLAGGAAPAGGQPRRTTLATSQSRSP